The following are encoded in a window of Primulina eburnea isolate SZY01 chromosome 4, ASM2296580v1, whole genome shotgun sequence genomic DNA:
- the LOC140830656 gene encoding uncharacterized protein: MLHSQKISWILGMIFFLGLGFEFGDALKVPFRVNDVLPVLPRQISWPVLNNFHSAVDLLPQYIGSLAPSNGSINWKGACFFDNEAKIDFTDAGDRGIGGGLIHLSTAAAHSWTCMDLYVFATPYRVTWDYYFSARDHTLKIESWEEPAEVEYVKQHGISVFLMPSGMLGTLLSMVDVLPLFSNTGWGQNANLAFLKKHMQASFERRHQPSRATINPEDVHSGDFLAVSKIRGRWGGFETLEKWVTGAFAGHTAVCLKDELGNLWVGESGHENEKGEEIIVVIPWDDWWELALKDTSNPQIALLPLHPEVRARFNNSAAWEYARQMSGKPYGYHNMIFSWIDTVADNYPPPLDAHLVISVMFMWTRMQPAYAANMWNEALNMRLGTEDLDLYGIITETEKRGITFDQLLTVPEQDEWVYSDGQSTTCVAFILAMYKAAGVFGPISNSIQVTEFTIKDAYMLKIFENNRTNLPNWCNNDEDQLPFCQLLGEYKMELPFYNTLEPYANMNENCPSLPPTYERPVHC; encoded by the exons ATGCTACATTCTCAGAAAATATCATGGATTCTGGGAATGATCTTCTTTCTTGGATTAGGGTTTGAGTTTGGGGATGCACTGAAAGTCCCATTTCGAGTGAACGACGTTCTTCCCGTGCTGCCGCGTCAGATTTCTTGGCCTGTCCTTAACAACTTTCACAGTGCTGTGGATTTGTTGCCGCAGTATATTGGATCATTGGCGCCGAGCAATGGGTCGATTAACTGGAAAGGTGCTTGCTTCTTCGATAACGAGGCGAAGATTGACTTCACTGATGCCGGTGATCGGGGGATTGGGGGTGGCCTTATTCATCTATCG ACTGCTGCAGCCCACAGCTGGACATGCATGGatttatatgtatttgctaCGCCTTATAGGGTTACTTGGGACTACTATTTTTCTGCCCGAGATCACACTCTTAAAATTGAATCTTGGGAGGAACCTGCTGAAGTGGAATAT GTAAAGCAACATGGGATCTCGGTGTTTCTTATGCCTTCAGGAATGCTTGGGACACTGCTTTCCATGGTTGATGTACTGCCTCTGTTTTCCAACACTGGTTGGGGACAGAATGCTAACCTGGCTTTTCTCAAGAAACATATGCAAGCATCATTTGAAAGACGTCATCAACCATCCCGTGCTACCATCAACCCAGAAGATGTGCATTCTGGAGACTTTTTAGCTGTTTCAAAGATCCGTGGACGATGGGGTGGATTTGAGACACTGGAGAAGTGGGTCACTGGTGCATTTGCTGGGCATACAGCTGTATGCCTGAAGGATGAGTTGGGTAATCTTTGGGTTGGCGAGTCTGGACATGAGAATGAAAAG GGCGAAGAAATTATTGTTGTAATTCCCTGGGATGATTGGTGGGAATTGGCGCTCAAGGATACTTCCAATCCACAAATTGCTTTGCTTCCCTTACATCCAGAAGTGCGTGCAAGGTTTAATAACTCCGCAGCTTGGGAATATGCTCGGCAGATGTCAGGCAAGCCATATGGCTATCACAACATGATCTTTAGTTGGATAGACACTGTAGCTGACAATTATCCCCCACCTCTAGATGCTCACTTG GTCATTTCTGTCATGTTTATGTGGACCAGAATGCAGCCAGCATATGCTGCAAACATGTGGAATGAAGCTCTTAATATGCGACTTGGGACCGAG GATCTGGATTTGTATGGAATTATAACCGAGACTGAAAAACGTGGCATAACTTTCGATCAACTACTCACTGTTCCTGAACAAGATGAATGGGTTTACAGTGATGGGCAGTCTACAACATGCGTGGCATTTATTCTCGCTATGTATAAAGCAGCTGGAGTATTTGGACCAATTTCCAATTCAATTCAAGTTACTGAGTTTACC ATAAAGGACGCGTACATGCTCAAGATTTTTGAAAACAACAGGACAAATTTGCCGAATTGGTGCAACAATGATGAGGATCAGCTCCCTTTCTGCCAATTATTGGGCGAGTATAAAATGGAATTGCCATTTTATAACACTTTGGAGCCATACGCCAATATGAATGAGAATTGCCCTTCTTTGCCTCCAACTTATGAGAGGCCTGTTCATTGCTGA